In one Gossypium hirsutum isolate 1008001.06 chromosome D09, Gossypium_hirsutum_v2.1, whole genome shotgun sequence genomic region, the following are encoded:
- the LOC107890529 gene encoding probable E3 ubiquitin-protein ligase ARI7 isoform X1, translated as MLRVFGSQVLNSKVFGMVSEDNVIEDSASVEDDFDGDDYDYDDGGDYYDDDYGDAGDDDDDYGLVEDDDVDDPGAMVSRRPKLGYTVLQEADIKQRQEDDISKVSTVLSLSQVEATILLRHYNWNVNEVHDEWFSDEERVRKSVGLFERPVVDVSDASKFTCGICFDLLPRDNFASASCGHPFCRECWQGYICTSINDGPGCLLLRCPEPSCKAAVGPDMIDKLAPCEEKGKYSQFLLRSYIEDNREAKWCPAPGCENAVNFAVGGGDFDITCLCSYRFCWNCTVEAHRPVDCETVTKWMLKNSVDGENVNWILHNSKTCPKCKRPIEKNQGCMHMTCTPPCSYEFCWLCLRAWSSHGVATGGFYSCNVYEAEMQKGNVDAEMRREMAKNSFEKYTHYYERWASNQSSREKALEDLNRMESENMEKLCNVQCTTMSQLKCITEAWLQIVECRRVLKWTYAYGYYLPEHEKTKTQFFEYLQGEAEAGLERLHRCAEKELDKYVTADGPLSDFDDFRTKLTGLTSVTKTYFENLVRALENGLEDVNSTACNKIVSPRSPASPRSPTGRNGKGRGSRGKESPRAGGSPKNVDDTSK; from the exons ATGTTACGCGTGTTTGGCTCCCAAGTGTTAAATTCAAAG GTTTTCGGGATGGTGTCGGAGGATAACGTGATTGAGGACTCAGCCTCCGTCGAAGACGATTTTGACGGCGATGATTATGATTACGACGACGGCGGCGATTATTACGACGACGATTACGGTGACGCTGGAGATGACGATGATGATTACGGTTTGGTTGAAGATGACGACGTCGATGATCCAGGAGCCATGGTTTCTCGGCGCCCTAAG CTAGGTTATACTGTATTGCAAGAAGCAGATATAAAACAACGACAAGAGGATGATATTTCTAAAGTTTCAACTGTTCTTTCATTATCACAAGTTGAGGCAACCATTTTGCTTCGTCACTATAATTG GAATGTTAATGAAGTGCATGATGAATGGTTTTCCGATGAAGAAAGAGTACGAAAATCTGTTGGATTGTTTGAGAGACCAGTTGTAGATGTATCCGATGCTAGCAAA TTTACTTGTGGGATTTGTTTTGATTTGCTTCCACGTGACAATTTTGCTTCAGCTTCTTGTGGTCATCCTTTTTGCCGGGAATGCTGGCAAG GCTACATTTGCACAAGCATTAATGATGGTCCTGGATGCTTATTGCTGAGATGTCCTGAGCCATCTTGTAAAGCTGCTGTTGGCCCAGATATGATTGATAAATTGGCACCTTGTGAAGAAAAGGGAAAGTATTCTCAGTTTTTACTCAGATCTTATATTGAAGATAACAGGGAG GCCAAGTGGTGTCCTGCTCCAGGGTGTGAAAATGCCGTTAATTTTGCTGTCGGTGGTGGGGATTTTGACATCACCTGTTTGTGCTCATATAGATTTTGTTGGAAT TGTACTGTAGAAGCCCATCGTCCTGTTGACTGTGAAACTGTAACAAAATGGATGTTGAAGAATAGCGTGGATGGGGAAAACGTGAACTG GATACTTCATAATTCCAAGACTTGTCCCAAGTGCAAGCGGCCAATTGAAAAGAACCAAGGGTGTATGCACATGACATGCACGCCGCCTTGTAGTTATGAGTTCTGCTG GTTATGCCTTCGTGCATGGTCAAGTCATGGTGTGGCCACTGGTGGTTTCTATTCTTGTAATGTATATGAAGCTGAAATGCAAAAAGGA AATGTGGACGCCGAAATGAGGCGAGAAATGGCAAAGAACTCCTTTGAGAAATACACTCATTATTATGAACGCTGGGCAAGCAATCAATCA TCAAGAGAAAAGGCTCTTGAAGATTTAAATCGGATGGAAAGTGAAAAT ATGGAAAAGCTTTGCAATGTGCAATGCACAACAATGTCTCAGCTAAAGTGTATAACAGAAGCATGGCTTCAG ATAGTTGAATGTAGACGAGTTCTCAAATGGACTTACGCATATGGGTATTATCTTCCCGAGCATGAGAAAACAAAGACACAGTTTTTCGAGTATTTGCAAG GGGAGGCCGAGGCTGGTTTGGAAAGGCTTCATCGCTGTGCTGAGAAGGAATTAGATAAATATGTTACTGCCGATGGTCCATTAAGCGACTTCGATGACTTCCGCACAAAGTTAACTGGACTAACCAG CGTCACAAAAACGTACTTTGAGAATCTGGTTAGAGCACTAGAGAATGGCCTAGAAGATGTGAATTCCACAGCTTGCAACAAGATCGTGAGCCCAAGAAGCCCGGCCAGTCCAAGAAGTCCTACAGGACGGAATGGTAAGGGCAGAGGGAGCAGGGGCAAAGAGAGCCCCAGAGCCGGTGGTTCTCCCAAAAATGTAGATGATACAAGTAAGTAG
- the LOC107890529 gene encoding probable E3 ubiquitin-protein ligase ARI7 isoform X2, which produces MVFGMVSEDNVIEDSASVEDDFDGDDYDYDDGGDYYDDDYGDAGDDDDDYGLVEDDDVDDPGAMVSRRPKLGYTVLQEADIKQRQEDDISKVSTVLSLSQVEATILLRHYNWNVNEVHDEWFSDEERVRKSVGLFERPVVDVSDASKFTCGICFDLLPRDNFASASCGHPFCRECWQGYICTSINDGPGCLLLRCPEPSCKAAVGPDMIDKLAPCEEKGKYSQFLLRSYIEDNREAKWCPAPGCENAVNFAVGGGDFDITCLCSYRFCWNCTVEAHRPVDCETVTKWMLKNSVDGENVNWILHNSKTCPKCKRPIEKNQGCMHMTCTPPCSYEFCWLCLRAWSSHGVATGGFYSCNVYEAEMQKGNVDAEMRREMAKNSFEKYTHYYERWASNQSSREKALEDLNRMESENMEKLCNVQCTTMSQLKCITEAWLQIVECRRVLKWTYAYGYYLPEHEKTKTQFFEYLQGEAEAGLERLHRCAEKELDKYVTADGPLSDFDDFRTKLTGLTSVTKTYFENLVRALENGLEDVNSTACNKIVSPRSPASPRSPTGRNGKGRGSRGKESPRAGGSPKNVDDTSK; this is translated from the exons ATG GTTTTCGGGATGGTGTCGGAGGATAACGTGATTGAGGACTCAGCCTCCGTCGAAGACGATTTTGACGGCGATGATTATGATTACGACGACGGCGGCGATTATTACGACGACGATTACGGTGACGCTGGAGATGACGATGATGATTACGGTTTGGTTGAAGATGACGACGTCGATGATCCAGGAGCCATGGTTTCTCGGCGCCCTAAG CTAGGTTATACTGTATTGCAAGAAGCAGATATAAAACAACGACAAGAGGATGATATTTCTAAAGTTTCAACTGTTCTTTCATTATCACAAGTTGAGGCAACCATTTTGCTTCGTCACTATAATTG GAATGTTAATGAAGTGCATGATGAATGGTTTTCCGATGAAGAAAGAGTACGAAAATCTGTTGGATTGTTTGAGAGACCAGTTGTAGATGTATCCGATGCTAGCAAA TTTACTTGTGGGATTTGTTTTGATTTGCTTCCACGTGACAATTTTGCTTCAGCTTCTTGTGGTCATCCTTTTTGCCGGGAATGCTGGCAAG GCTACATTTGCACAAGCATTAATGATGGTCCTGGATGCTTATTGCTGAGATGTCCTGAGCCATCTTGTAAAGCTGCTGTTGGCCCAGATATGATTGATAAATTGGCACCTTGTGAAGAAAAGGGAAAGTATTCTCAGTTTTTACTCAGATCTTATATTGAAGATAACAGGGAG GCCAAGTGGTGTCCTGCTCCAGGGTGTGAAAATGCCGTTAATTTTGCTGTCGGTGGTGGGGATTTTGACATCACCTGTTTGTGCTCATATAGATTTTGTTGGAAT TGTACTGTAGAAGCCCATCGTCCTGTTGACTGTGAAACTGTAACAAAATGGATGTTGAAGAATAGCGTGGATGGGGAAAACGTGAACTG GATACTTCATAATTCCAAGACTTGTCCCAAGTGCAAGCGGCCAATTGAAAAGAACCAAGGGTGTATGCACATGACATGCACGCCGCCTTGTAGTTATGAGTTCTGCTG GTTATGCCTTCGTGCATGGTCAAGTCATGGTGTGGCCACTGGTGGTTTCTATTCTTGTAATGTATATGAAGCTGAAATGCAAAAAGGA AATGTGGACGCCGAAATGAGGCGAGAAATGGCAAAGAACTCCTTTGAGAAATACACTCATTATTATGAACGCTGGGCAAGCAATCAATCA TCAAGAGAAAAGGCTCTTGAAGATTTAAATCGGATGGAAAGTGAAAAT ATGGAAAAGCTTTGCAATGTGCAATGCACAACAATGTCTCAGCTAAAGTGTATAACAGAAGCATGGCTTCAG ATAGTTGAATGTAGACGAGTTCTCAAATGGACTTACGCATATGGGTATTATCTTCCCGAGCATGAGAAAACAAAGACACAGTTTTTCGAGTATTTGCAAG GGGAGGCCGAGGCTGGTTTGGAAAGGCTTCATCGCTGTGCTGAGAAGGAATTAGATAAATATGTTACTGCCGATGGTCCATTAAGCGACTTCGATGACTTCCGCACAAAGTTAACTGGACTAACCAG CGTCACAAAAACGTACTTTGAGAATCTGGTTAGAGCACTAGAGAATGGCCTAGAAGATGTGAATTCCACAGCTTGCAACAAGATCGTGAGCCCAAGAAGCCCGGCCAGTCCAAGAAGTCCTACAGGACGGAATGGTAAGGGCAGAGGGAGCAGGGGCAAAGAGAGCCCCAGAGCCGGTGGTTCTCCCAAAAATGTAGATGATACAAGTAAGTAG
- the LOC107890529 gene encoding probable E3 ubiquitin-protein ligase ARI7 isoform X3 has translation MVSEDNVIEDSASVEDDFDGDDYDYDDGGDYYDDDYGDAGDDDDDYGLVEDDDVDDPGAMVSRRPKLGYTVLQEADIKQRQEDDISKVSTVLSLSQVEATILLRHYNWNVNEVHDEWFSDEERVRKSVGLFERPVVDVSDASKFTCGICFDLLPRDNFASASCGHPFCRECWQGYICTSINDGPGCLLLRCPEPSCKAAVGPDMIDKLAPCEEKGKYSQFLLRSYIEDNREAKWCPAPGCENAVNFAVGGGDFDITCLCSYRFCWNCTVEAHRPVDCETVTKWMLKNSVDGENVNWILHNSKTCPKCKRPIEKNQGCMHMTCTPPCSYEFCWLCLRAWSSHGVATGGFYSCNVYEAEMQKGNVDAEMRREMAKNSFEKYTHYYERWASNQSSREKALEDLNRMESENMEKLCNVQCTTMSQLKCITEAWLQIVECRRVLKWTYAYGYYLPEHEKTKTQFFEYLQGEAEAGLERLHRCAEKELDKYVTADGPLSDFDDFRTKLTGLTSVTKTYFENLVRALENGLEDVNSTACNKIVSPRSPASPRSPTGRNGKGRGSRGKESPRAGGSPKNVDDTSK, from the exons ATGGTGTCGGAGGATAACGTGATTGAGGACTCAGCCTCCGTCGAAGACGATTTTGACGGCGATGATTATGATTACGACGACGGCGGCGATTATTACGACGACGATTACGGTGACGCTGGAGATGACGATGATGATTACGGTTTGGTTGAAGATGACGACGTCGATGATCCAGGAGCCATGGTTTCTCGGCGCCCTAAG CTAGGTTATACTGTATTGCAAGAAGCAGATATAAAACAACGACAAGAGGATGATATTTCTAAAGTTTCAACTGTTCTTTCATTATCACAAGTTGAGGCAACCATTTTGCTTCGTCACTATAATTG GAATGTTAATGAAGTGCATGATGAATGGTTTTCCGATGAAGAAAGAGTACGAAAATCTGTTGGATTGTTTGAGAGACCAGTTGTAGATGTATCCGATGCTAGCAAA TTTACTTGTGGGATTTGTTTTGATTTGCTTCCACGTGACAATTTTGCTTCAGCTTCTTGTGGTCATCCTTTTTGCCGGGAATGCTGGCAAG GCTACATTTGCACAAGCATTAATGATGGTCCTGGATGCTTATTGCTGAGATGTCCTGAGCCATCTTGTAAAGCTGCTGTTGGCCCAGATATGATTGATAAATTGGCACCTTGTGAAGAAAAGGGAAAGTATTCTCAGTTTTTACTCAGATCTTATATTGAAGATAACAGGGAG GCCAAGTGGTGTCCTGCTCCAGGGTGTGAAAATGCCGTTAATTTTGCTGTCGGTGGTGGGGATTTTGACATCACCTGTTTGTGCTCATATAGATTTTGTTGGAAT TGTACTGTAGAAGCCCATCGTCCTGTTGACTGTGAAACTGTAACAAAATGGATGTTGAAGAATAGCGTGGATGGGGAAAACGTGAACTG GATACTTCATAATTCCAAGACTTGTCCCAAGTGCAAGCGGCCAATTGAAAAGAACCAAGGGTGTATGCACATGACATGCACGCCGCCTTGTAGTTATGAGTTCTGCTG GTTATGCCTTCGTGCATGGTCAAGTCATGGTGTGGCCACTGGTGGTTTCTATTCTTGTAATGTATATGAAGCTGAAATGCAAAAAGGA AATGTGGACGCCGAAATGAGGCGAGAAATGGCAAAGAACTCCTTTGAGAAATACACTCATTATTATGAACGCTGGGCAAGCAATCAATCA TCAAGAGAAAAGGCTCTTGAAGATTTAAATCGGATGGAAAGTGAAAAT ATGGAAAAGCTTTGCAATGTGCAATGCACAACAATGTCTCAGCTAAAGTGTATAACAGAAGCATGGCTTCAG ATAGTTGAATGTAGACGAGTTCTCAAATGGACTTACGCATATGGGTATTATCTTCCCGAGCATGAGAAAACAAAGACACAGTTTTTCGAGTATTTGCAAG GGGAGGCCGAGGCTGGTTTGGAAAGGCTTCATCGCTGTGCTGAGAAGGAATTAGATAAATATGTTACTGCCGATGGTCCATTAAGCGACTTCGATGACTTCCGCACAAAGTTAACTGGACTAACCAG CGTCACAAAAACGTACTTTGAGAATCTGGTTAGAGCACTAGAGAATGGCCTAGAAGATGTGAATTCCACAGCTTGCAACAAGATCGTGAGCCCAAGAAGCCCGGCCAGTCCAAGAAGTCCTACAGGACGGAATGGTAAGGGCAGAGGGAGCAGGGGCAAAGAGAGCCCCAGAGCCGGTGGTTCTCCCAAAAATGTAGATGATACAAGTAAGTAG
- the LOC107890531 gene encoding 2,3-dimethylmalate lyase isoform X1, which produces MNFNLQSMNPSSSFVATRDQALSVFNHPFSQSHSFLVSNFKNGSFLSPINTHTRRPKTHTSFTTPKRFQPITGCLGERNTPAKALRQILESPGAHQGPACFDGLSAKLVERAGFQYCFTSGFSISAARLGLPDTGFISYGEMVDQGQQITQAVSIPVIGDGDNGYGNAMNVKRTVKGYIRAGFAGIILEDQVSPKACGHTQGRKVVSREEAVMRIKAAVDARKESGSDIVIVARTDSRQALSLEESLWRSRAFADAGADVLFIDALSSKEEMKAFCEVSQLVPKMANMLEGGGKTPILAPLELEEIGYKLVAYPLSLIGVSIRAMQDSLTALNGGRIPPPGSMPSFEEIKEILGFNNYYEEEKRYATSKYQLYADREGSNAYSIQRVRDDSEQRGQSPQDPVVEVITPDVYTKYGADGSRDPFSGIWSRTLRIKITGRDGFEKLDVRVPAGFLEGITNIVPALGGVNLKALLDDAAEEVGGKVLLDFNDTMGDRIQVFLE; this is translated from the exons ATGAACTTCAACCTTCAAAGCATGAACCCATCATCATCATTTGTGGCTACCAGAGATCAAGCTCTCTCTGTTTTCAACCACCCTTTCTCACAATCTCACTCTTTCCTTGTTTCTAATTTCAAAAATGGCTCCTTTCTATCTCCCATCAATACCCACACAAGAAGGCCAAAGACCCACACTTCTTTTACCACTCCTAAGCGATTCCAACCCATCACTGGTTGTTTAGGTGAGAGGAATACACCTGCAAAGGCACTTAGACAGATTCTGGAATCGCCTGGTGCTCACCAAGGCCCTGCTTGTTTCGATGGTCTCAGTGCTAAGCTTGTTGAAAGAGCTGGCTTTCAGTATTGTTTCACCAGTG GATTTTCCATTTCTGCCGCTCGCCTGGGACTACCAGACACCGGATTTATTTCTTATGGAGAAATGGTGGATCAGGGGCAACAAATTACTCAGGCTGTATCAATTCCTGTCATCGGAGATGGTGACAACGGATACGGAAATGCGATGAATGTGAAGAGAACTGTTAAAGGATATATAAGAGCAGGCTTTGCCGGGATCATTCTCGAAGATCAG GTGTCCCCAAAAGCTTGTGGACATACACAAGGCCGGAAGGTGGTTTCCAGAGAGGAAGCTGTCATGAGAATTAAAGCAGCAGTTGACGCTCGCAAAGAGAGTGGTTCCGACATTGTTATTGTGGCACGAACAGATTCTCGTCAAGCACTGTCTTTAGAGGAGTCACTCTGGAGATCAAGAGCATTTGCTGATGCCGGTGCAGATGTCCTTTTTATTGATGCACTATCGTCTAAAGAAGAGATGAAAGCTTTCTGTGAAGTTTCTCAATTAGTTCCAAAAATG GCCAATATGCTTGAAGGTGGGGGGAAAACACCAATACTAGCTCCGCTTGAACTTGAAGAAATTGGATATAAACTTGTGGCATATCCGCTTTCCTTGATCGGGGTATCCATCCGAGCAATGCAG GATTCACTGACTGCTCTCAATGGTGGTCGTATTCCACCTCCAGGAAGCATGCCATCCTTTGAGGAAATCAAGGAAATCTTAGGTTTCAATAATTACTACGAAGAAGAAAAAAGATATGCTACCAGCAAGTATCAACTATATGCTGACAGAG AGGGCAGTAATGCATACAGTATACAAAGGGTTCGAGATGACTCGGAACAAAGAGGTCAAAGTCCTCAAGATCCAGTTGTTGAGGTGATAACTCCTGATGTATACACTAAATATGGTGCAGATGGTTCAAGGGATCCTTTTTCTGGAATCTGGTCTCGGACATTGAGAATCAAAATTACTGGAAGAGATGGATTTGAGAAACTTGATGTTAGAGTTCCA GCCGGGTTTTTGGAAGGAATCACAAATATCGTTCCAG CTTTGGGTGGTGTAAACCTCAAGGCATTGTTGGACGATGCTGCCGAGGAAGTAGGGGGGAAGGTATTGTTGGATTTTAACGACACAATGGGTGATCGAATTCAAGTCTTTCTTGAGTGA
- the LOC107890531 gene encoding 2,3-dimethylmalate lyase isoform X2, whose translation MNFNLQSMNPSSSFVATRDQALSVFNHPFSQSHSFLVSNFKNGSFLSPINTHTRRPKTHTSFTTPKRFQPITGCLGERNTPAKALRQILESPGAHQGPACFDGLSAKLVERAGFQYCFTSGFSISAARLGLPDTGFISYGEMVDQGQQITQAVSIPVIGDGDNGYGNAMNVKRTVKGYIRAGFAGIILEDQVSPKACGHTQGRKVVSREEAVMRIKAAVDARKESGSDIVIVARTDSRQALSLEESLWRSRAFADAGADVLFIDALSSKEEMKAFCEVSQLVPKMANMLEGGGKTPILAPLELEEIGYKLVAYPLSLIGVSIRAMQDSLTALNGGRIPPPGSMPSFEEIKEILGFNNYYEEEKRYATSKYQLYADRDGSRDPFSGIWSRTLRIKITGRDGFEKLDVRVPAGFLEGITNIVPALGGVNLKALLDDAAEEVGGKVLLDFNDTMGDRIQVFLE comes from the exons ATGAACTTCAACCTTCAAAGCATGAACCCATCATCATCATTTGTGGCTACCAGAGATCAAGCTCTCTCTGTTTTCAACCACCCTTTCTCACAATCTCACTCTTTCCTTGTTTCTAATTTCAAAAATGGCTCCTTTCTATCTCCCATCAATACCCACACAAGAAGGCCAAAGACCCACACTTCTTTTACCACTCCTAAGCGATTCCAACCCATCACTGGTTGTTTAGGTGAGAGGAATACACCTGCAAAGGCACTTAGACAGATTCTGGAATCGCCTGGTGCTCACCAAGGCCCTGCTTGTTTCGATGGTCTCAGTGCTAAGCTTGTTGAAAGAGCTGGCTTTCAGTATTGTTTCACCAGTG GATTTTCCATTTCTGCCGCTCGCCTGGGACTACCAGACACCGGATTTATTTCTTATGGAGAAATGGTGGATCAGGGGCAACAAATTACTCAGGCTGTATCAATTCCTGTCATCGGAGATGGTGACAACGGATACGGAAATGCGATGAATGTGAAGAGAACTGTTAAAGGATATATAAGAGCAGGCTTTGCCGGGATCATTCTCGAAGATCAG GTGTCCCCAAAAGCTTGTGGACATACACAAGGCCGGAAGGTGGTTTCCAGAGAGGAAGCTGTCATGAGAATTAAAGCAGCAGTTGACGCTCGCAAAGAGAGTGGTTCCGACATTGTTATTGTGGCACGAACAGATTCTCGTCAAGCACTGTCTTTAGAGGAGTCACTCTGGAGATCAAGAGCATTTGCTGATGCCGGTGCAGATGTCCTTTTTATTGATGCACTATCGTCTAAAGAAGAGATGAAAGCTTTCTGTGAAGTTTCTCAATTAGTTCCAAAAATG GCCAATATGCTTGAAGGTGGGGGGAAAACACCAATACTAGCTCCGCTTGAACTTGAAGAAATTGGATATAAACTTGTGGCATATCCGCTTTCCTTGATCGGGGTATCCATCCGAGCAATGCAG GATTCACTGACTGCTCTCAATGGTGGTCGTATTCCACCTCCAGGAAGCATGCCATCCTTTGAGGAAATCAAGGAAATCTTAGGTTTCAATAATTACTACGAAGAAGAAAAAAGATATGCTACCAGCAAGTATCAACTATATGCTGACAGAG ATGGTTCAAGGGATCCTTTTTCTGGAATCTGGTCTCGGACATTGAGAATCAAAATTACTGGAAGAGATGGATTTGAGAAACTTGATGTTAGAGTTCCA GCCGGGTTTTTGGAAGGAATCACAAATATCGTTCCAG CTTTGGGTGGTGTAAACCTCAAGGCATTGTTGGACGATGCTGCCGAGGAAGTAGGGGGGAAGGTATTGTTGGATTTTAACGACACAATGGGTGATCGAATTCAAGTCTTTCTTGAGTGA
- the LOC107890532 gene encoding mitochondrial import inner membrane translocase subunit PAM16 like 2 — MAAKILANLIVMGSGIFARAVVQAYRQALANAAKSGVTHETLQNAARRAGKVMTEQEAKQILGVSEDTAWEEIMKKYDVLFEKNAKVGSFYLQSKVHRAKECLEAIYRAKGEGTPPS, encoded by the exons ATG GCTGCAAAGATTCTTGCCAACTTAATCGTAATGGGCTCGGGTATTTTTGCTCGTGCTGTTGTTCAGGCATACCGGCAAGCACTTGCAA ATGCTGCCAAATCCGGTGTTACTCATGAGACACTACAAAATGCTGCCCGTAGAGCTGGCAAAGTCATGACAGAGCAAGAAGCGAAGCAGATTCTTGGTGTAAGCGAGGATACTGCTTGGGAGGAGATAATGAAG AAGTATGATGTCTTATTCGAGAAGAACGCCAAGGTCGGGAGCTTCTACCTTCAGTCAAAGGTTCATAGGGCTAAAGAGTGCTTAGAAGCCATCTATCGAGCCAAAGGAGAAGGCACTCCTCCTAGTTGA